In Rhodothermus marinus DSM 4252, a single genomic region encodes these proteins:
- a CDS encoding TRAP transporter small permease: MERLKQVIDRVLASLVIVIMAVLVLDVLWQVFTRFVLRDPSSYTEELARFLLIWLGLLGGSYAAGQHLHLAVDLLPGRLQGRQRQILELIIEACTLAFALLLIVGGARLVWLMLYLGQISAALQVPLGYVYLVLPLSGVFIGFYSIYYLWKGVRALRTAGAPVDPPDPAE; this comes from the coding sequence GTCTGGTCATCGTCATCATGGCGGTGCTGGTGCTGGACGTGCTCTGGCAGGTGTTTACGCGCTTTGTGCTGCGCGATCCGAGCTCGTACACCGAGGAACTGGCGCGTTTCCTGTTGATCTGGCTGGGGCTCCTGGGCGGAAGCTATGCGGCGGGACAGCACCTGCATCTGGCCGTCGATCTGTTGCCGGGACGCCTTCAGGGGCGACAGCGACAGATCCTTGAACTGATCATCGAGGCGTGTACGCTGGCTTTTGCCCTGCTGCTGATTGTGGGCGGTGCGCGGCTGGTGTGGCTGATGCTCTACCTGGGGCAGATCTCGGCCGCGCTGCAGGTACCCCTGGGGTACGTGTACCTGGTGCTCCCGCTGAGCGGGGTTTTTATCGGGTTTTATTCGATCTACTACCTCTGGAAGGGCGTGCGGGCGCTGCGAACCGCCGGGGCGCCGGTGGACCCGCCAGACCCTGCCGAATAA